The following coding sequences lie in one Mucilaginibacter sp. KACC 22773 genomic window:
- a CDS encoding glycoside hydrolase family 3 C-terminal domain-containing protein, with protein sequence MNVMIFKIVVKRYCFMLSFMLLMVGVTKAQQSLSNNNHEQKIRSLISQMTLLEKVSLLHANSKFYVSGIKRLGIPELALSDGPHGVRAEINRNDWAYSGWTTDSATCFPPGTALAATWNPQLASKQGLVLGEEARFRKKDVLLGPGINIIRSPLGGRNFEYMSEDPFLISRMAVAYIKALQSKDVAVSVKHWVANNQETHRDSVDVQVSERAFREIYLPGFKAAVTEGGSYTVMAAYNKFRGDWCSENEYLNRQILRKEFGFKGILMTDWAAAHTTVKAALSGLDLEMGTDIKDYNEWYFANPLIKAVEEGKVPVSVVDEKVANVLRVMFKTKMFDEGNREKGKMNTPEHQKAAYNSAAEAAVLLQNKGGILPINFNKIQSIAIIGDNATRKHCGAGLSSEIKALYEITPLQAIKQKFGANVKINFAQGYEKQSTFKEGSNGGQGNSNNVDWKLIQEAVKVARESDVVIVFGGLNHDFDTESFDKQNMDLPYGQEVLMQEVAKANPNTVVVMIAGSPVKLAGIVNRVPAILWSWYGGMEAGNAVADILSGKVNPSGKLPFTLPVTLDQSPAHALGNFPGKDLKVNYEEDILVGYRWFDTKKIQPQFPFGYGLSYTGFVLSNLSTDKKIYEKNDIIHAKLAVKNTGSRYGAEVVQLYVSDPVSSVLRSEKELKAFEKVFLQPGETKTVELDVKVGDLAFYDETKKAWNVEAGEFVLQLGNSSRNILKTVKISVK encoded by the coding sequence ATGAATGTAATGATATTTAAAATAGTGGTAAAAAGATACTGCTTTATGCTTTCTTTTATGTTGCTGATGGTAGGAGTAACAAAGGCACAGCAAAGTTTGAGTAATAACAATCACGAACAAAAAATCCGTTCCCTCATCAGCCAGATGACATTGCTGGAAAAGGTAAGCCTGTTGCACGCCAATTCCAAGTTTTATGTATCAGGTATTAAAAGGTTAGGTATCCCCGAATTAGCGCTGAGTGATGGCCCGCACGGCGTACGCGCCGAAATTAACAGGAACGACTGGGCTTATTCGGGTTGGACGACTGATTCGGCAACCTGCTTTCCTCCGGGAACAGCCCTTGCTGCAACCTGGAACCCCCAACTGGCCTCAAAACAGGGACTTGTATTAGGTGAAGAAGCCCGTTTTCGAAAAAAAGATGTGCTGCTTGGGCCTGGTATTAATATTATCCGTTCGCCACTTGGTGGCCGTAACTTCGAATACATGAGCGAAGATCCTTTTCTTATTTCGAGGATGGCCGTAGCTTACATCAAAGCGCTGCAGTCCAAAGATGTTGCGGTGAGCGTAAAACACTGGGTAGCCAACAACCAGGAAACACATCGCGATTCTGTTGATGTGCAAGTAAGCGAAAGGGCTTTTCGCGAAATTTATTTGCCGGGTTTCAAAGCAGCCGTCACCGAGGGCGGCTCTTATACCGTTATGGCTGCTTACAATAAATTCAGGGGCGACTGGTGTTCGGAAAACGAGTATCTCAACAGGCAAATTCTTCGGAAAGAATTTGGATTTAAAGGTATTTTAATGACCGATTGGGCCGCGGCGCATACTACGGTAAAAGCTGCGTTAAGCGGGCTCGACCTGGAAATGGGTACCGATATAAAAGATTATAACGAATGGTATTTTGCCAATCCGTTAATAAAAGCGGTAGAAGAAGGAAAAGTACCCGTATCGGTAGTTGATGAAAAAGTAGCTAATGTGCTGCGTGTAATGTTCAAAACAAAGATGTTTGATGAGGGTAACCGTGAAAAGGGAAAAATGAATACACCGGAGCATCAAAAGGCAGCCTATAATTCTGCTGCCGAAGCGGCGGTGTTACTTCAGAACAAGGGCGGTATTCTCCCTATCAATTTTAACAAAATACAATCGATTGCGATTATTGGTGATAATGCTACCCGGAAACATTGCGGGGCGGGGCTTAGCTCCGAAATAAAAGCGTTATATGAAATAACTCCGTTACAGGCAATCAAGCAAAAGTTCGGCGCCAACGTAAAAATAAATTTTGCGCAGGGCTACGAGAAGCAATCTACATTCAAAGAAGGCAGCAACGGGGGCCAGGGAAATTCGAACAATGTTGATTGGAAACTGATTCAGGAAGCTGTAAAAGTTGCCAGGGAATCAGACGTGGTTATTGTTTTCGGAGGGTTAAACCATGACTTTGATACGGAATCTTTTGACAAGCAAAATATGGATTTGCCTTACGGGCAGGAAGTTTTAATGCAGGAAGTGGCAAAAGCAAACCCTAACACAGTTGTGGTAATGATTGCCGGTTCGCCTGTAAAATTAGCAGGCATTGTTAACCGTGTACCTGCTATTTTATGGTCGTGGTATGGCGGCATGGAGGCGGGCAATGCGGTGGCAGATATATTAAGCGGCAAGGTGAATCCATCAGGCAAATTACCTTTTACATTACCTGTTACGCTTGATCAGTCGCCGGCACATGCATTGGGCAATTTTCCTGGAAAAGATTTGAAGGTAAATTACGAGGAGGATATTTTGGTGGGATATCGCTGGTTTGATACTAAGAAAATCCAGCCCCAGTTTCCTTTTGGATACGGGCTTTCATACACTGGTTTTGTACTTAGTAATTTGTCGACAGACAAGAAGATCTATGAAAAGAATGATATCATCCATGCAAAATTAGCGGTTAAAAATACAGGCAGCCGTTATGGTGCCGAGGTTGTGCAATTGTATGTAAGCGATCCTGTTAGTTCGGTGTTGCGTTCGGAAAAGGAACTCAAGGCTTTCGAAAAAGTTTTTCTGCAACCAGGCGAAACGAAAACAGTTGAACTGGATGTAAAAGTTGGCGATTTAGCTTTTTACGATGAAACAAAAAAAGCTTGGAATGTTGAAGCCGGCGAATTTGTTCTTCAATTGGGTAATTCATCACGCAATATTTTAAAAACAGTAAAAATATCCGTTAAATAA
- a CDS encoding GH39 family glycosyl hydrolase, with the protein MKKIIWVLVVSQFAFLANVKGQRAINVDLNKTSGKLNTMFNTCVGAGRANEGLRADWQQQLEYVRKQCGFRYIRMHGLLTDDMAVYTEDSKGNPQYNYMYVDVLFDFLHKIGMKPFVELGFMPNALASGSQTIFWWRGNVTPPKDYNKWQALITNLVQHFTERYGAEEVKSWYFEVWNEPNLSPGFWTGTQDDYFKLYDYTAKAVKSVNPGYKVGGPATAGAGWVPEMISHCSKNNIPIDFVSTHSYGVNQGFLDEYGNSGTVLSKDPMAVSGDVLNSRKQISQSAKPGLELHYTEWSASYTPADPVHDSYHEAAYILEKLKQAGNAANSMSYWVFTDVFEEPGPRFTPFHGGFGLLNIQGINKPAFYSYKFMNKLGGTELANTDIRSWVCKNDKGDIQALLWDYTYTLPDSVNNQSYYIKDLPAKSKGKVKINLSHIPAGKYTMEIYKVGYRMNDAYTRYVDMGRPGQLNKQQVEKLKEENGSPVAKRQIEIKPNSVYSQELDIRENDVILVNFIKKS; encoded by the coding sequence ATGAAAAAAATAATTTGGGTACTGGTGGTTTCTCAATTCGCTTTTCTGGCAAATGTAAAAGGGCAAAGAGCGATTAATGTAGATTTAAACAAGACATCGGGTAAGCTTAATACCATGTTTAATACCTGTGTAGGTGCAGGCCGGGCAAATGAAGGGCTACGTGCCGACTGGCAGCAACAACTGGAATACGTAAGAAAACAATGTGGTTTCCGGTATATCCGCATGCATGGCTTACTTACCGATGATATGGCCGTGTATACCGAAGACTCAAAAGGGAACCCGCAGTATAATTATATGTATGTAGATGTCCTGTTTGATTTTCTCCATAAAATTGGGATGAAGCCTTTTGTAGAACTGGGTTTTATGCCAAATGCCCTGGCAAGTGGAAGCCAGACAATTTTTTGGTGGCGTGGCAATGTTACCCCTCCAAAAGATTATAACAAATGGCAGGCGCTCATTACCAACCTTGTTCAGCATTTTACAGAACGGTACGGAGCCGAAGAAGTAAAGTCGTGGTACTTTGAAGTATGGAACGAGCCCAATTTATCACCGGGATTCTGGACCGGGACGCAGGATGACTATTTCAAACTGTACGATTATACCGCAAAGGCAGTTAAAAGTGTAAATCCCGGATACAAAGTGGGCGGCCCGGCCACGGCCGGCGCAGGCTGGGTTCCCGAGATGATCAGTCATTGCAGCAAAAATAATATCCCGATTGACTTTGTCAGTACCCATTCTTATGGCGTAAACCAGGGCTTTTTAGATGAATATGGCAATTCGGGTACCGTATTAAGTAAAGACCCGATGGCCGTAAGCGGCGACGTGCTCAACTCCCGTAAACAAATCTCTCAATCAGCGAAACCCGGCCTGGAACTGCACTATACAGAATGGAGCGCATCGTACACACCGGCAGATCCCGTGCATGATAGTTATCATGAAGCCGCCTATATCCTGGAAAAATTAAAACAGGCTGGCAATGCGGCCAACTCCATGTCGTACTGGGTTTTTACGGATGTGTTTGAAGAACCAGGCCCACGGTTTACACCTTTTCATGGAGGTTTTGGTTTACTCAACATTCAAGGCATAAACAAACCGGCTTTTTATTCCTATAAGTTTATGAATAAACTTGGAGGAACGGAGTTAGCCAATACCGACATCCGCTCATGGGTTTGCAAAAACGATAAAGGGGATATACAGGCATTATTGTGGGATTATACTTATACTTTACCGGATTCTGTCAATAACCAGTCTTACTATATCAAGGATTTGCCCGCCAAATCAAAAGGCAAGGTGAAAATAAATCTGTCGCATATACCTGCCGGGAAATATACTATGGAAATTTATAAAGTAGGTTATAGGATGAACGATGCATATACACGCTATGTGGATATGGGCAGGCCTGGACAGTTAAACAAGCAACAGGTTGAAAAGTTAAAAGAAGAAAATGGCTCTCCTGTCGCAAAACGGCAAATTGAAATCAAGCCTAATTCTGTGTATTCCCAAGAGCTTGATATCCGGGAAAATGATGTTATCCTGGTAAACTTTATTAAAAAATCTTAA